A portion of the Gallus gallus isolate bGalGal1 chromosome 16, bGalGal1.mat.broiler.GRCg7b, whole genome shotgun sequence genome contains these proteins:
- the BG1 gene encoding uncharacterized protein LOC426940 isoform X5, whose amino-acid sequence MHFLLGCNHPSFTLPWRTLLPYLVALHLLQPGSAQLRVVAPSLRVTANVGQDVVLRCQLSPCKDAWSSDIRWIQHRTSGFVHHYQNGEDLEQMEEYKGRTELLRDGLSDGNLDLRITAVSTSDSGSYSCAVQDGDGYADAVVDLEVSDPFSQITHPWKVALAVIVTILVGSFVITVFLYRKKGELSMEGMEHREVLSRDRDGRGGAELWSVEQLRPQSRWSLAAYQNKDLGVLAWEQPWDEKVFPLTMHFLCFYFAEGKDAELAELPAIVDEFPFPLFFFFNVLGAVQLVIHLIMHCFCFSFAERMDAKLGTLAAELERRDAKLETLVENLERRNAEFEKLASELERRDAKLETLAESLERRNAEFEKLASDLERRNAQLDKLASDLVQQTKAVEKLNSQWSKLQSLKLTKSDTIQNNCIGYEKSPQAVNYSPLSNPEKHHEAKRRWYIKSDYPQYPNQRGVGPAHVGTHGTPI is encoded by the exons ATGCACTTTCTATTGGGCTGCAACCACCCCAGTTTCACCCTTCCCTGGAGGACCCTCCTGCCTTATCTCGTGGCTCTGCACCTCCTCCAGCCGGGATCAG cccagctcagggtGGTGGCACCGAGCCTCCGTGTCACTGCCAACGTGGGACAGGATGTTGTGCTGCGCTGCCAGTTGTCCCCTTGCAAGGATGCTTGGAGCTCAGACATCAGATGGATCCAGCACCGGACCTCTGGTTTTGTGCACCACTATCAAAATGGAGAGGACCTGGAGCAGATGGAGGAATATAAAGGGAGAACAGAACTGCTCAGGGATGGTCTCTCTGATGGAAACCTGGATTTGCGCATCACTGCTGTGAGCACCTCTGATAGTGGCTcatacagctgtgctgtgcaggatggTGATGGCTATGCAGACGCTGTGGTGGACCTGGAGGTGTCAG ACCCCTTTTCCCAGATCACCCATCCCTGGAAGGTGGCTCTGGCTGTGATCGTCACAATTCTGGTTGGGTCATTTGTCATCACTGTTTTTCTCTATAGGAAGAAAGGTGAGTTGAGCATGGAGGGGATGGAGCACAGGGAGGTGTTGAGCAGGGATAGGGATGGTCGgggtggtgctgagctctggtCCGTGGAG cagctgAGACCACAAAGCAGA TGGTCATTGGCCGCTTACCAGAACAAAGATTTGGGGGTATTGGCATGGGAGCAACCATGGGATGAGAAGGTGTTCCCTCTGACCatgcatttcctttgcttctattttgcagagggaaaagatGCAGAGTTGG cagaacTACCTGCGATAGTGGATGAGTTTCCCTtcccactattttttttttttaatgttttgggaGCTGTGCAATTAGTCATTCATCTCATAATgcattgtttctgcttttcctttgcagagagAATGGATGCAAAGTTGG GGACACTAGCTGCAGAACTGG agagAAGGGATGCAAAGTTGG AGACACTAGTTGAAAATCTGG agagaagaaatgcagagtTCG AGAAACTAGCTTCAGAACTGG agagAAGGGATGCAAAGTTGG AGACACTAGCTGAAAGTCTGG agagaagaaatgcagagtTCG AGAAACTAGCTTCAGATCTGG AGAGAAGGAATGCACAGTTGG ATAAACTAGCTTCAGACCTGG TGCAACAAACCAAAGCAGTGG agaaATTGAATTCACAGTGGAGTAAGCTGCAGTCATTAAAACTGACCAAATCTGACACCATCCAAAATAACTGCATAGGCTATGAAAAATCCCCCCAGGCCGTGAACTACTCTCCTCTTTCTAACCCAGAGAAACACCACGAAGCAAAGA ggCGATGGTATATAAAGTCTGATTATCCTCAGTACCCAAACCAAAGAGGTGTGGGTCCTGCACATGTGGGCACACATGGGACTCCAATCTGA
- the BG1 gene encoding uncharacterized protein LOC426940 isoform X4, which yields MHFLLGCNHPSFTLPWRTLLPYLVALHLLQPGSAQLRVVAPSLRVTANVGQDVVLRCQLSPCKDAWSSDIRWIQHRTSGFVHHYQNGEDLEQMEEYKGRTELLRDGLSDGNLDLRITAVSTSDSGSYSCAVQDGDGYADAVVDLEVSDPFSQITHPWKVALAVIVTILVGSFVITVFLYRKKGELSMEGMEHREVLSRDRDGRGGAELWSVEQLRPQSRWSLAAYQNKDLGVLAWEQPWDEKVFPLTMHFLCFYFAEGKDAELAELPAIVDEFPFPLFFFFNVLGAVQLVIHLIMHCFCFSFAERMDAKLGTLAAELERRDAKLETLVENLERRNAEFEKLASELERRDAKLETLAESLERRNAEFAEKLASDLERRNAQLDKLASDLVQQTKAVEKLNSQWSKLQSLKLTKSDTIQNNCIGYEKSPQAVNYSPLSNPEKHHEAKRRWYIKSDYPQYPNQRGVGPAHVGTHGTPI from the exons ATGCACTTTCTATTGGGCTGCAACCACCCCAGTTTCACCCTTCCCTGGAGGACCCTCCTGCCTTATCTCGTGGCTCTGCACCTCCTCCAGCCGGGATCAG cccagctcagggtGGTGGCACCGAGCCTCCGTGTCACTGCCAACGTGGGACAGGATGTTGTGCTGCGCTGCCAGTTGTCCCCTTGCAAGGATGCTTGGAGCTCAGACATCAGATGGATCCAGCACCGGACCTCTGGTTTTGTGCACCACTATCAAAATGGAGAGGACCTGGAGCAGATGGAGGAATATAAAGGGAGAACAGAACTGCTCAGGGATGGTCTCTCTGATGGAAACCTGGATTTGCGCATCACTGCTGTGAGCACCTCTGATAGTGGCTcatacagctgtgctgtgcaggatggTGATGGCTATGCAGACGCTGTGGTGGACCTGGAGGTGTCAG ACCCCTTTTCCCAGATCACCCATCCCTGGAAGGTGGCTCTGGCTGTGATCGTCACAATTCTGGTTGGGTCATTTGTCATCACTGTTTTTCTCTATAGGAAGAAAGGTGAGTTGAGCATGGAGGGGATGGAGCACAGGGAGGTGTTGAGCAGGGATAGGGATGGTCGgggtggtgctgagctctggtCCGTGGAG cagctgAGACCACAAAGCAGA TGGTCATTGGCCGCTTACCAGAACAAAGATTTGGGGGTATTGGCATGGGAGCAACCATGGGATGAGAAGGTGTTCCCTCTGACCatgcatttcctttgcttctattttgcagagggaaaagatGCAGAGTTGG cagaacTACCTGCGATAGTGGATGAGTTTCCCTtcccactattttttttttttaatgttttgggaGCTGTGCAATTAGTCATTCATCTCATAATgcattgtttctgcttttcctttgcagagagAATGGATGCAAAGTTGG GGACACTAGCTGCAGAACTGG agagAAGGGATGCAAAGTTGG AGACACTAGTTGAAAATCTGG agagaagaaatgcagagtTCG AGAAACTAGCTTCAGAACTGG agagAAGGGATGCAAAGTTGG AGACACTAGCTGAAAGTCTGG agagaagaaatgcagagtTCG CAGAGAAACTAGCTTCAGATCTGG AGAGAAGGAATGCACAGTTGG ATAAACTAGCTTCAGACCTGG TGCAACAAACCAAAGCAGTGG agaaATTGAATTCACAGTGGAGTAAGCTGCAGTCATTAAAACTGACCAAATCTGACACCATCCAAAATAACTGCATAGGCTATGAAAAATCCCCCCAGGCCGTGAACTACTCTCCTCTTTCTAACCCAGAGAAACACCACGAAGCAAAGA ggCGATGGTATATAAAGTCTGATTATCCTCAGTACCCAAACCAAAGAGGTGTGGGTCCTGCACATGTGGGCACACATGGGACTCCAATCTGA
- the BG1 gene encoding uncharacterized protein LOC426940 isoform X15, which yields MHFLLGCNHPSFTLPWRTLLPYLVALHLLQPGSAQLRVVAPSLRVTANVGQDVVLRCQLSPCKDAWSSDIRWIQHRTSGFVHHYQNGEDLEQMEEYKGRTELLRDGLSDGNLDLRITAVSTSDSGSYSCAVQDGDGYADAVVDLEVSDPFSQITHPWKVALAVIVTILVGSFVITVFLYRKKGELSMEGMEHREVLSRDRDGRGGAELWSVEQLRPQSRWSLAAYQNKDLGVLAWEQPWDEKVFPLTMHFLCFYFAEGKDAELAELPAIVDEFPFPLFFFFNVLGAVQLVIHLIMHCFCFSFAERMDAKLGTLAAELERRDAKLETLVENLERRNAEFAEKLASELERRNAQLDKLASDLEKLNSQWSKLQSLKLTKSDTIQNNCIGYEKSPQAVNYSPLSNPEKHHEAKRRWYIKSDYPQYPNQRGVGPAHVGTHGTPI from the exons ATGCACTTTCTATTGGGCTGCAACCACCCCAGTTTCACCCTTCCCTGGAGGACCCTCCTGCCTTATCTCGTGGCTCTGCACCTCCTCCAGCCGGGATCAG cccagctcagggtGGTGGCACCGAGCCTCCGTGTCACTGCCAACGTGGGACAGGATGTTGTGCTGCGCTGCCAGTTGTCCCCTTGCAAGGATGCTTGGAGCTCAGACATCAGATGGATCCAGCACCGGACCTCTGGTTTTGTGCACCACTATCAAAATGGAGAGGACCTGGAGCAGATGGAGGAATATAAAGGGAGAACAGAACTGCTCAGGGATGGTCTCTCTGATGGAAACCTGGATTTGCGCATCACTGCTGTGAGCACCTCTGATAGTGGCTcatacagctgtgctgtgcaggatggTGATGGCTATGCAGACGCTGTGGTGGACCTGGAGGTGTCAG ACCCCTTTTCCCAGATCACCCATCCCTGGAAGGTGGCTCTGGCTGTGATCGTCACAATTCTGGTTGGGTCATTTGTCATCACTGTTTTTCTCTATAGGAAGAAAGGTGAGTTGAGCATGGAGGGGATGGAGCACAGGGAGGTGTTGAGCAGGGATAGGGATGGTCGgggtggtgctgagctctggtCCGTGGAG cagctgAGACCACAAAGCAGA TGGTCATTGGCCGCTTACCAGAACAAAGATTTGGGGGTATTGGCATGGGAGCAACCATGGGATGAGAAGGTGTTCCCTCTGACCatgcatttcctttgcttctattttgcagagggaaaagatGCAGAGTTGG cagaacTACCTGCGATAGTGGATGAGTTTCCCTtcccactattttttttttttaatgttttgggaGCTGTGCAATTAGTCATTCATCTCATAATgcattgtttctgcttttcctttgcagagagAATGGATGCAAAGTTGG GGACACTAGCTGCAGAACTGG agagAAGGGATGCAAAGTTGG AGACACTAGTTGAAAATCTGG agagaagaaatgcagagtTCG CAGAGAAACTAGCTTCAGAACTGG AGAGAAGGAATGCACAGTTGG ATAAACTAGCTTCAGACCTGG agaaATTGAATTCACAGTGGAGTAAGCTGCAGTCATTAAAACTGACCAAATCTGACACCATCCAAAATAACTGCATAGGCTATGAAAAATCCCCCCAGGCCGTGAACTACTCTCCTCTTTCTAACCCAGAGAAACACCACGAAGCAAAGA ggCGATGGTATATAAAGTCTGATTATCCTCAGTACCCAAACCAAAGAGGTGTGGGTCCTGCACATGTGGGCACACATGGGACTCCAATCTGA
- the BG1 gene encoding uncharacterized protein LOC426940 isoform X9, translated as MHFLLGCNHPSFTLPWRTLLPYLVALHLLQPGSAQLRVVAPSLRVTANVGQDVVLRCQLSPCKDAWSSDIRWIQHRTSGFVHHYQNGEDLEQMEEYKGRTELLRDGLSDGNLDLRITAVSTSDSGSYSCAVQDGDGYADAVVDLEVSDPFSQITHPWKVALAVIVTILVGSFVITVFLYRKKGELSMEGMEHREVLSRDRDGRGGAELWSVEQLRPQSRWSLAAYQNKDLGVLAWEQPWDEKVFPLTMHFLCFYFAEGKDAELAELPAIVDEFPFPLFFFFNVLGAVQLVIHLIMHCFCFSFAERMDAKLETLVENLERRNAEFEKLASELERRDAKLETLAESLERRNAEFAEKLASDLERRNAQLDKLASDLVQQTKAVEKLNSQWSKLQSLKLTKSDTIQNNCIGYEKSPQAVNYSPLSNPEKHHEAKRRWYIKSDYPQYPNQRGVGPAHVGTHGTPI; from the exons ATGCACTTTCTATTGGGCTGCAACCACCCCAGTTTCACCCTTCCCTGGAGGACCCTCCTGCCTTATCTCGTGGCTCTGCACCTCCTCCAGCCGGGATCAG cccagctcagggtGGTGGCACCGAGCCTCCGTGTCACTGCCAACGTGGGACAGGATGTTGTGCTGCGCTGCCAGTTGTCCCCTTGCAAGGATGCTTGGAGCTCAGACATCAGATGGATCCAGCACCGGACCTCTGGTTTTGTGCACCACTATCAAAATGGAGAGGACCTGGAGCAGATGGAGGAATATAAAGGGAGAACAGAACTGCTCAGGGATGGTCTCTCTGATGGAAACCTGGATTTGCGCATCACTGCTGTGAGCACCTCTGATAGTGGCTcatacagctgtgctgtgcaggatggTGATGGCTATGCAGACGCTGTGGTGGACCTGGAGGTGTCAG ACCCCTTTTCCCAGATCACCCATCCCTGGAAGGTGGCTCTGGCTGTGATCGTCACAATTCTGGTTGGGTCATTTGTCATCACTGTTTTTCTCTATAGGAAGAAAGGTGAGTTGAGCATGGAGGGGATGGAGCACAGGGAGGTGTTGAGCAGGGATAGGGATGGTCGgggtggtgctgagctctggtCCGTGGAG cagctgAGACCACAAAGCAGA TGGTCATTGGCCGCTTACCAGAACAAAGATTTGGGGGTATTGGCATGGGAGCAACCATGGGATGAGAAGGTGTTCCCTCTGACCatgcatttcctttgcttctattttgcagagggaaaagatGCAGAGTTGG cagaacTACCTGCGATAGTGGATGAGTTTCCCTtcccactattttttttttttaatgttttgggaGCTGTGCAATTAGTCATTCATCTCATAATgcattgtttctgcttttcctttgcagagagAATGGATGCAAAGTTGG AGACACTAGTTGAAAATCTGG agagaagaaatgcagagtTCG AGAAACTAGCTTCAGAACTGG agagAAGGGATGCAAAGTTGG AGACACTAGCTGAAAGTCTGG agagaagaaatgcagagtTCG CAGAGAAACTAGCTTCAGATCTGG AGAGAAGGAATGCACAGTTGG ATAAACTAGCTTCAGACCTGG TGCAACAAACCAAAGCAGTGG agaaATTGAATTCACAGTGGAGTAAGCTGCAGTCATTAAAACTGACCAAATCTGACACCATCCAAAATAACTGCATAGGCTATGAAAAATCCCCCCAGGCCGTGAACTACTCTCCTCTTTCTAACCCAGAGAAACACCACGAAGCAAAGA ggCGATGGTATATAAAGTCTGATTATCCTCAGTACCCAAACCAAAGAGGTGTGGGTCCTGCACATGTGGGCACACATGGGACTCCAATCTGA
- the BG1 gene encoding uncharacterized protein LOC426940 isoform X7 — protein sequence MHFLLGCNHPSFTLPWRTLLPYLVALHLLQPGSAQLRVVAPSLRVTANVGQDVVLRCQLSPCKDAWSSDIRWIQHRTSGFVHHYQNGEDLEQMEEYKGRTELLRDGLSDGNLDLRITAVSTSDSGSYSCAVQDGDGYADAVVDLEVSDPFSQITHPWKVALAVIVTILVGSFVITVFLYRKKGELSMEGMEHREVLSRDRDGRGGAELWSVEQLRPQSRWSLAAYQNKDLGVLAWEQPWDEKVFPLTMHFLCFYFAEGKDAELAELPAIVDEFPFPLFFFFNVLGAVQLVIHLIMHCFCFSFAERMDAKLGTLAAELERRDAKLETLVENLERRNAEFAEKLASELERRDAKLETLAESLERRNAEFEKLASDLERRNAQLDKLASDLEKLNSQWSKLQSLKLTKSDTIQNNCIGYEKSPQAVNYSPLSNPEKHHEAKRRWYIKSDYPQYPNQRGVGPAHVGTHGTPI from the exons ATGCACTTTCTATTGGGCTGCAACCACCCCAGTTTCACCCTTCCCTGGAGGACCCTCCTGCCTTATCTCGTGGCTCTGCACCTCCTCCAGCCGGGATCAG cccagctcagggtGGTGGCACCGAGCCTCCGTGTCACTGCCAACGTGGGACAGGATGTTGTGCTGCGCTGCCAGTTGTCCCCTTGCAAGGATGCTTGGAGCTCAGACATCAGATGGATCCAGCACCGGACCTCTGGTTTTGTGCACCACTATCAAAATGGAGAGGACCTGGAGCAGATGGAGGAATATAAAGGGAGAACAGAACTGCTCAGGGATGGTCTCTCTGATGGAAACCTGGATTTGCGCATCACTGCTGTGAGCACCTCTGATAGTGGCTcatacagctgtgctgtgcaggatggTGATGGCTATGCAGACGCTGTGGTGGACCTGGAGGTGTCAG ACCCCTTTTCCCAGATCACCCATCCCTGGAAGGTGGCTCTGGCTGTGATCGTCACAATTCTGGTTGGGTCATTTGTCATCACTGTTTTTCTCTATAGGAAGAAAGGTGAGTTGAGCATGGAGGGGATGGAGCACAGGGAGGTGTTGAGCAGGGATAGGGATGGTCGgggtggtgctgagctctggtCCGTGGAG cagctgAGACCACAAAGCAGA TGGTCATTGGCCGCTTACCAGAACAAAGATTTGGGGGTATTGGCATGGGAGCAACCATGGGATGAGAAGGTGTTCCCTCTGACCatgcatttcctttgcttctattttgcagagggaaaagatGCAGAGTTGG cagaacTACCTGCGATAGTGGATGAGTTTCCCTtcccactattttttttttttaatgttttgggaGCTGTGCAATTAGTCATTCATCTCATAATgcattgtttctgcttttcctttgcagagagAATGGATGCAAAGTTGG GGACACTAGCTGCAGAACTGG agagAAGGGATGCAAAGTTGG AGACACTAGTTGAAAATCTGG agagaagaaatgcagagtTCG CAGAGAAACTAGCTTCAGAACTGG agagAAGGGATGCAAAGTTGG AGACACTAGCTGAAAGTCTGG agagaagaaatgcagagtTCG AGAAACTAGCTTCAGATCTGG AGAGAAGGAATGCACAGTTGG ATAAACTAGCTTCAGACCTGG agaaATTGAATTCACAGTGGAGTAAGCTGCAGTCATTAAAACTGACCAAATCTGACACCATCCAAAATAACTGCATAGGCTATGAAAAATCCCCCCAGGCCGTGAACTACTCTCCTCTTTCTAACCCAGAGAAACACCACGAAGCAAAGA ggCGATGGTATATAAAGTCTGATTATCCTCAGTACCCAAACCAAAGAGGTGTGGGTCCTGCACATGTGGGCACACATGGGACTCCAATCTGA
- the BG1 gene encoding uncharacterized protein LOC426940 isoform 1 precursor (isoform 1 precursor is encoded by transcript variant 1): MHFLLGCNHPSFTLPWRTLLPYLVALHLLQPGSAQLRVVAPSLRVTANVGQDVVLRCQLSPCKDAWSSDIRWIQHRTSGFVHHYQNGEDLEQMEEYKGRTELLRDGLSDGNLDLRITAVSTSDSGSYSCAVQDGDGYADAVVDLEVSDPFSQITHPWKVALAVIVTILVGSFVITVFLYRKKAAETTKQKGKDAELERMDAKLGTLAAELERRDAKLETLVENLERRNAEFAEKLASELERRDAKLETLAESLERRNAEFAEKLASDLERRNAQLDKLASDLVQQTKAVEKLNSQWSKLQSLKLTKSDTIQNNCIGYEKSPQAVNYSPLSNPEKHHEAKRRWYIKSDYPQYPNQRGVGPAHVGTHGTPI, encoded by the exons ATGCACTTTCTATTGGGCTGCAACCACCCCAGTTTCACCCTTCCCTGGAGGACCCTCCTGCCTTATCTCGTGGCTCTGCACCTCCTCCAGCCGGGATCAG cccagctcagggtGGTGGCACCGAGCCTCCGTGTCACTGCCAACGTGGGACAGGATGTTGTGCTGCGCTGCCAGTTGTCCCCTTGCAAGGATGCTTGGAGCTCAGACATCAGATGGATCCAGCACCGGACCTCTGGTTTTGTGCACCACTATCAAAATGGAGAGGACCTGGAGCAGATGGAGGAATATAAAGGGAGAACAGAACTGCTCAGGGATGGTCTCTCTGATGGAAACCTGGATTTGCGCATCACTGCTGTGAGCACCTCTGATAGTGGCTcatacagctgtgctgtgcaggatggTGATGGCTATGCAGACGCTGTGGTGGACCTGGAGGTGTCAG ACCCCTTTTCCCAGATCACCCATCCCTGGAAGGTGGCTCTGGCTGTGATCGTCACAATTCTGGTTGGGTCATTTGTCATCACTGTTTTTCTCTATAGGAAGAAAG cagctgAGACCACAAAGCAGA agggaaaagatGCAGAGTTGG agagAATGGATGCAAAGTTGG GGACACTAGCTGCAGAACTGG agagAAGGGATGCAAAGTTGG AGACACTAGTTGAAAATCTGG agagaagaaatgcagagtTCG CAGAGAAACTAGCTTCAGAACTGG agagAAGGGATGCAAAGTTGG AGACACTAGCTGAAAGTCTGG agagaagaaatgcagagtTCG CAGAGAAACTAGCTTCAGATCTGG AGAGAAGGAATGCACAGTTGG ATAAACTAGCTTCAGACCTGG TGCAACAAACCAAAGCAGTGG agaaATTGAATTCACAGTGGAGTAAGCTGCAGTCATTAAAACTGACCAAATCTGACACCATCCAAAATAACTGCATAGGCTATGAAAAATCCCCCCAGGCCGTGAACTACTCTCCTCTTTCTAACCCAGAGAAACACCACGAAGCAAAGA ggCGATGGTATATAAAGTCTGATTATCCTCAGTACCCAAACCAAAGAGGTGTGGGTCCTGCACATGTGGGCACACATGGGACTCCAATCTGA
- the BG1 gene encoding uncharacterized protein LOC426940 isoform X34 — translation MHFLLGCNHPSFTLPWRTLLPYLVALHLLQPGSAQLRVVAPSLRVTANVGQDVVLRCQLSPCKDAWSSDIRWIQHRTSGFVHHYQNGEDLEQMEEYKGRTELLRDGLSDGNLDLRITAVSTSDSGSYSCAVQDGDGYADAVVDLEVSAAETTKQKGKDAELELPAIVDEFPFPLFFFFNVLGAVQLVIHLIMHCFCFSFAERMDAKLGTLAAELERRDAKLETLVENLERRNAEFAEKLASELERRDAKLETLAESLERRNAEFAEKLASDLERRNAQLDKLASDLVQQTKAVEKLNSQWSKLQSLKLTKSDTIQNNCIGYEKSPQAVNYSPLSNPEKHHEAKRRWYIKSDYPQYPNQRGVGPAHVGTHGTPI, via the exons ATGCACTTTCTATTGGGCTGCAACCACCCCAGTTTCACCCTTCCCTGGAGGACCCTCCTGCCTTATCTCGTGGCTCTGCACCTCCTCCAGCCGGGATCAG cccagctcagggtGGTGGCACCGAGCCTCCGTGTCACTGCCAACGTGGGACAGGATGTTGTGCTGCGCTGCCAGTTGTCCCCTTGCAAGGATGCTTGGAGCTCAGACATCAGATGGATCCAGCACCGGACCTCTGGTTTTGTGCACCACTATCAAAATGGAGAGGACCTGGAGCAGATGGAGGAATATAAAGGGAGAACAGAACTGCTCAGGGATGGTCTCTCTGATGGAAACCTGGATTTGCGCATCACTGCTGTGAGCACCTCTGATAGTGGCTcatacagctgtgctgtgcaggatggTGATGGCTATGCAGACGCTGTGGTGGACCTGGAGGTGTCAG cagctgAGACCACAAAGCAGA agggaaaagatGCAGAGTTGG aacTACCTGCGATAGTGGATGAGTTTCCCTtcccactattttttttttttaatgttttgggaGCTGTGCAATTAGTCATTCATCTCATAATgcattgtttctgcttttcctttgcagagagAATGGATGCAAAGTTGG GGACACTAGCTGCAGAACTGG agagAAGGGATGCAAAGTTGG AGACACTAGTTGAAAATCTGG agagaagaaatgcagagtTCG CAGAGAAACTAGCTTCAGAACTGG agagAAGGGATGCAAAGTTGG AGACACTAGCTGAAAGTCTGG agagaagaaatgcagagtTCG CAGAGAAACTAGCTTCAGATCTGG AGAGAAGGAATGCACAGTTGG ATAAACTAGCTTCAGACCTGG TGCAACAAACCAAAGCAGTGG agaaATTGAATTCACAGTGGAGTAAGCTGCAGTCATTAAAACTGACCAAATCTGACACCATCCAAAATAACTGCATAGGCTATGAAAAATCCCCCCAGGCCGTGAACTACTCTCCTCTTTCTAACCCAGAGAAACACCACGAAGCAAAGA ggCGATGGTATATAAAGTCTGATTATCCTCAGTACCCAAACCAAAGAGGTGTGGGTCCTGCACATGTGGGCACACATGGGACTCCAATCTGA
- the BG1 gene encoding uncharacterized protein LOC426940 isoform X36 has protein sequence MHFLLGCNHPSFTLPWRTLLPYLVALHLLQPGSAQLRVVAPSLRVTANVGQDVVLRCQLSPCKDAWSSDIRWIQHRTSGFVHHYQNGEDLEQMEEYKGRTELLRDGLSDGNLDLRITAVSTSDSGSYSCAVQDGDGYADAVVDLEVSDPFSQITHPWKVALAVIVTILVGSFVITVFLYRKKAAETTKQKRMDAKLGTLAAELERRDAKLETLVENLERRNAEFAEKLASELERRDAKLETLAESLERRNAEFAEKLASDLERRNAQLDKLASDLVQQTKAVEKLNSQWSKLQSLKLTKSDTIQNNCIGYEKSPQAVNYSPLSNPEKHHEAKRRWYIKSDYPQYPNQRGVGPAHVGTHGTPI, from the exons ATGCACTTTCTATTGGGCTGCAACCACCCCAGTTTCACCCTTCCCTGGAGGACCCTCCTGCCTTATCTCGTGGCTCTGCACCTCCTCCAGCCGGGATCAG cccagctcagggtGGTGGCACCGAGCCTCCGTGTCACTGCCAACGTGGGACAGGATGTTGTGCTGCGCTGCCAGTTGTCCCCTTGCAAGGATGCTTGGAGCTCAGACATCAGATGGATCCAGCACCGGACCTCTGGTTTTGTGCACCACTATCAAAATGGAGAGGACCTGGAGCAGATGGAGGAATATAAAGGGAGAACAGAACTGCTCAGGGATGGTCTCTCTGATGGAAACCTGGATTTGCGCATCACTGCTGTGAGCACCTCTGATAGTGGCTcatacagctgtgctgtgcaggatggTGATGGCTATGCAGACGCTGTGGTGGACCTGGAGGTGTCAG ACCCCTTTTCCCAGATCACCCATCCCTGGAAGGTGGCTCTGGCTGTGATCGTCACAATTCTGGTTGGGTCATTTGTCATCACTGTTTTTCTCTATAGGAAGAAAG cagctgAGACCACAAAGCAGA agagAATGGATGCAAAGTTGG GGACACTAGCTGCAGAACTGG agagAAGGGATGCAAAGTTGG AGACACTAGTTGAAAATCTGG agagaagaaatgcagagtTCG CAGAGAAACTAGCTTCAGAACTGG agagAAGGGATGCAAAGTTGG AGACACTAGCTGAAAGTCTGG agagaagaaatgcagagtTCG CAGAGAAACTAGCTTCAGATCTGG AGAGAAGGAATGCACAGTTGG ATAAACTAGCTTCAGACCTGG TGCAACAAACCAAAGCAGTGG agaaATTGAATTCACAGTGGAGTAAGCTGCAGTCATTAAAACTGACCAAATCTGACACCATCCAAAATAACTGCATAGGCTATGAAAAATCCCCCCAGGCCGTGAACTACTCTCCTCTTTCTAACCCAGAGAAACACCACGAAGCAAAGA ggCGATGGTATATAAAGTCTGATTATCCTCAGTACCCAAACCAAAGAGGTGTGGGTCCTGCACATGTGGGCACACATGGGACTCCAATCTGA